One Streptomyces sp. V4I8 genomic window carries:
- a CDS encoding NACHT domain-containing NTPase, with protein sequence MTSRERWTMALWLAGIAVAVWAVIRFGLEPVTAALGIGGTLLIASPARSLVQRTWAWNAERSEGERLDAAAAALNHAIERHWTTEAGRRKQHLAVDRIPVLWDTVREPPSRTTAAGAGGPLTRHGTLDALIDDYLAHPSRLVIVGGAGSGKTGLCVDLTLALCRRGDLRRIPVLLQLSAWDPETSFQDWIVRRLTEDYGFLGDTTKYGTGAARELLVHRRLLPLLDGLDELPPEARGQVLRALRENTHLPTDTVLTCRTAEFHATTAEEPLPDSRIVRLLPVAAEDTVTYLESHFPDDLDRWEPVLHSLRADPAGPLATALSRPLMLFLVRATYQPRNSTPRDLLDSGRFGTSEAVEAHLLDMFVPVVFESPPVGADDGNPGRPTRYWPAPAALRYLRFLASRLDSRRRDGEHGAADLSWWELRELAGVPRYPFVVVPGVIGTVSCCLLGLLLFGLFGRPAFGALFGAGVGVVFSPLLGLLRTEPPRRFVPRRSAQHPRLVVRILLIDVGFGLIGLVTGGLIAGLLYSVTYGIAAGVAFGVVFATARRFTRPTEPKHAITPLRSLRDDRDAVVYAWLFGSVAGAAVGGFLATAGIHKARYDLVFTASSATTGAVGALVGALLAGAGLGMVVLSTSAWGHFNTARWWLAWRGRTPWHLVTFLDDAYRLGVLRSTGAHYQFRHASLQHHLAALHPAAAPVPRGSADQTATG encoded by the coding sequence ATGACGAGCAGAGAGCGGTGGACCATGGCTCTCTGGCTGGCCGGGATCGCCGTGGCCGTCTGGGCGGTGATCCGGTTCGGACTGGAGCCGGTGACGGCGGCCCTGGGGATCGGCGGGACCCTTCTCATAGCCTCACCGGCCAGATCCCTCGTCCAGCGCACCTGGGCATGGAACGCCGAGCGCAGCGAGGGGGAGCGACTCGACGCCGCGGCGGCCGCGTTGAACCATGCGATCGAGCGGCACTGGACCACCGAGGCCGGCCGCCGCAAGCAGCATCTCGCGGTGGACCGCATACCCGTGCTGTGGGACACCGTGCGTGAACCGCCCTCCCGCACGACGGCCGCCGGAGCCGGTGGCCCGCTGACCCGGCACGGCACGCTCGACGCCCTCATCGACGACTACCTCGCCCACCCCTCCCGCCTGGTCATCGTCGGCGGCGCGGGCTCCGGCAAGACGGGCCTGTGCGTCGATCTGACCCTCGCGCTCTGCCGCCGGGGCGACCTGCGGCGCATCCCCGTGCTGCTCCAGCTGTCCGCCTGGGACCCGGAGACGAGCTTCCAGGACTGGATCGTCCGCCGCCTCACCGAGGACTACGGCTTCCTCGGCGACACGACGAAGTACGGCACCGGCGCGGCCAGGGAACTGCTCGTCCACCGCCGCCTCCTTCCGCTCCTCGACGGTCTCGACGAACTGCCTCCCGAGGCGCGGGGCCAGGTGCTGCGCGCCCTGCGGGAGAACACGCACCTGCCGACGGACACCGTCCTGACCTGCCGCACCGCGGAGTTCCACGCGACGACCGCCGAGGAGCCCCTGCCGGACAGCCGTATCGTGCGGCTGCTGCCGGTCGCCGCCGAGGACACCGTCACGTATCTGGAGTCCCACTTCCCCGACGACCTGGACCGCTGGGAACCGGTGCTGCACAGTCTGCGCGCCGACCCGGCCGGGCCGCTGGCCACCGCCCTGTCCCGGCCGCTGATGCTGTTCCTGGTCCGTGCCACCTACCAGCCCCGGAACAGCACACCGCGTGACCTCCTCGACTCCGGTCGCTTCGGCACGAGCGAGGCGGTCGAGGCGCATCTGCTCGACATGTTCGTCCCCGTGGTCTTCGAGTCGCCGCCCGTGGGTGCCGACGACGGCAACCCGGGCCGTCCCACCCGCTACTGGCCGGCGCCCGCGGCCCTGCGGTATCTCAGGTTCCTGGCCTCCCGGCTGGACTCCAGGCGCCGCGACGGGGAGCACGGTGCCGCCGACCTGAGCTGGTGGGAACTGCGCGAGCTGGCAGGGGTGCCCCGTTACCCCTTCGTCGTGGTCCCCGGCGTGATCGGAACGGTGAGCTGCTGTCTCCTCGGCCTGCTGCTGTTCGGTCTCTTCGGGCGGCCCGCGTTCGGCGCCCTCTTCGGCGCGGGCGTCGGCGTCGTCTTCAGCCCGCTCCTCGGCCTGCTGCGCACCGAGCCGCCCCGGCGCTTCGTGCCACGCCGCTCCGCACAGCACCCCCGTCTGGTCGTGCGCATCCTGCTGATCGACGTCGGATTCGGCCTGATCGGGCTGGTCACCGGCGGTCTCATCGCGGGGCTGCTGTACTCGGTGACGTACGGGATCGCGGCCGGTGTCGCCTTCGGTGTCGTCTTCGCCACCGCTCGCCGCTTCACCCGCCCCACCGAGCCGAAGCACGCGATCACACCGCTGAGGTCGCTGCGGGACGACCGGGACGCGGTGGTGTACGCGTGGCTGTTCGGCTCCGTGGCGGGCGCGGCCGTGGGCGGCTTCCTCGCCACGGCCGGGATCCACAAGGCGCGCTACGACCTGGTGTTCACGGCCTCCTCAGCCACGACGGGAGCCGTCGGCGCCCTGGTCGGCGCGCTGCTCGCGGGGGCCGGGCTCGGCATGGTCGTGCTGTCGACCAGCGCCTGGGGCCACTTCAACACGGCCCGCTGGTGGCTTGCCTGGCGCGGCCGCACGCCCTGGCACCTGGTCACCTTCCTCGACGACGCGTACCGGCTGGGCGTGCTGCGCTCCACGGGCGCGCACTACCAGTTCCGGCACGCCAGCCTCCAGCACCACCTGGCCGCGCTCCACCCGGCGGCCGCCCCGGTCCCGCGGGGCTCAGCCGATCAGACGGCCACCGGCTGA
- the galK gene encoding galactokinase — protein MSVDTAAAVAERFRELYGAEPEGVWAAPGRVNLIGEHTDYNDGFVMPFALPHTAVAAVSRRDDDVLRLHSADVEGGVVELRVDELEPEADRNWTAYPSGVVWALRQAGHAVTGADIHLASTVPAGAGLSSSAALEVVVALALNDLYELGQKGWQLARLCQRAENVYVGAPVGIMDQTASACCEAGHALFLDTRDLSQKQIPFDLAAEGMRLLVVDTQVKHSHSEGEYGKRRAGCEKGAALLGVDALRDVAYDDLDAALARLGDDEEVVRLVRHVVTEDQRVERVVALLESGETRAIGPVLTAGHASLRDDFRISCPELDLVVDTALASGALGARMTGGGFGGSAIVLAEAADVETITKAVEEAFASAGFTAPRVFEAVPAAGARRVS, from the coding sequence ATGAGCGTCGACACGGCAGCCGCGGTCGCCGAGCGGTTCAGGGAGCTGTACGGGGCCGAGCCGGAAGGGGTGTGGGCCGCGCCGGGCCGGGTCAACCTGATCGGCGAGCACACCGACTACAACGACGGCTTCGTCATGCCGTTCGCGCTGCCGCACACCGCGGTCGCGGCGGTCTCGCGGCGCGACGACGACGTCCTGCGCCTGCACTCGGCGGACGTCGAGGGCGGCGTCGTGGAACTGCGCGTCGACGAGCTGGAGCCCGAGGCGGACCGGAACTGGACGGCGTACCCGTCGGGCGTGGTCTGGGCGCTGCGCCAGGCCGGGCACGCCGTGACCGGCGCCGACATCCACCTGGCCTCGACGGTCCCGGCGGGCGCGGGCCTGTCGTCCTCGGCGGCCCTGGAGGTCGTCGTGGCGCTCGCGCTGAACGACCTCTACGAGCTCGGTCAGAAGGGCTGGCAGCTGGCCCGTCTGTGCCAGCGCGCGGAGAACGTGTACGTCGGTGCTCCGGTCGGGATCATGGACCAGACGGCGTCCGCCTGCTGCGAGGCCGGCCACGCCCTGTTCCTCGACACCCGGGACCTCTCCCAGAAGCAGATCCCCTTCGACCTGGCCGCCGAGGGTATGCGCCTGCTGGTCGTCGACACCCAGGTCAAGCACTCCCACAGCGAGGGCGAGTACGGCAAGCGCCGCGCGGGCTGCGAGAAGGGCGCCGCGCTGCTCGGCGTCGACGCGCTCCGGGACGTGGCCTACGACGACCTGGACGCGGCGCTGGCGCGGCTCGGCGACGACGAGGAGGTGGTCCGCCTGGTGCGCCACGTCGTCACCGAGGACCAGCGCGTCGAGCGGGTCGTCGCCCTGCTGGAGTCGGGCGAGACCCGGGCGATCGGCCCCGTCCTGACCGCGGGCCACGCCTCCCTGCGGGACGACTTCCGCATCTCCTGCCCCGAGCTGGACCTGGTCGTCGACACCGCCCTGGCGAGCGGCGCCCTGGGCGCCCGCATGACGGGCGGCGGCTTCGGCGGCTCGGCGATCGTGCTGGCGGAGGCGGCCGACGTCGAGACCATCACCAAGGCCGTCGAAGAGGCCTTCGCCTCCGCCGGGTTCACCGCGCCGCGGGTGTTCGAGGCGGTGCCGGCCGCGGGAGCGCGGCGGGTGAGCTGA
- the galE gene encoding UDP-glucose 4-epimerase GalE: protein MSGKYLVTGGAGYVGSVVARHLLEAGDEVVVLDNLSTGFREGVPAGASFIEGDIRDAAKWLDSSFDAVLHFAAFSQVGESVVKPEKYWDNNVGGTMALIGAMREAGVRKLVFSSTAATYGEPKEVPIVESAPTQPTNPYGASKLAVDHMITGEAAAHGLGAVSLRYFNVAGAYGDCGERHDPESHLIPLVLQVAQGKRDAISVYGDDYPTPDGTCVRDYIHVADLAEAHLLAVKAARPGEHLICNLGNGNGFSVRQVIETVRQVTGHPIPEVIAPRRGGDPAVLVASADTARERLGWNPSRADLAGIVADAWEFAQRRAG from the coding sequence ATGAGTGGGAAGTACCTGGTCACCGGTGGCGCCGGCTATGTGGGCAGCGTGGTCGCCCGGCATCTGCTGGAGGCGGGTGACGAGGTCGTCGTCCTCGACAACCTCTCGACCGGCTTCCGCGAGGGCGTGCCGGCCGGGGCTTCCTTCATCGAGGGCGACATCCGCGACGCCGCCAAGTGGCTCGACTCCTCCTTCGACGCCGTGCTGCACTTCGCCGCGTTCTCGCAGGTCGGCGAGTCGGTCGTGAAGCCCGAGAAGTACTGGGACAACAACGTCGGCGGCACCATGGCGCTGATCGGCGCCATGCGCGAGGCGGGCGTGCGCAAGCTCGTGTTCTCCTCCACGGCGGCCACCTACGGCGAGCCGAAGGAGGTGCCGATCGTCGAGTCGGCGCCCACGCAGCCGACCAACCCCTACGGCGCCTCCAAGCTCGCCGTCGACCACATGATCACCGGCGAGGCGGCGGCCCACGGACTCGGCGCCGTGTCGCTCAGGTACTTCAACGTCGCCGGCGCCTACGGCGACTGCGGTGAGCGCCACGACCCCGAGTCGCACCTCATCCCGCTGGTCCTCCAGGTTGCCCAGGGCAAGCGCGACGCGATCTCCGTCTACGGCGACGACTACCCGACGCCGGACGGCACCTGCGTCCGCGACTACATCCACGTCGCCGACCTGGCCGAGGCCCACCTGCTGGCGGTCAAGGCCGCCCGGCCCGGCGAGCACCTCATCTGCAACCTCGGCAACGGCAACGGCTTCTCCGTCCGCCAGGTCATCGAGACCGTCCGGCAGGTCACCGGACACCCGATCCCCGAGGTCATCGCCCCGCGCCGGGGCGGCGACCCGGCGGTCCTGGTTGCCTCCGCCGACACCGCCCGCGAGCGGCTCGGCTGGAACCCGTCCCGCGCGGACCTCGCGGGCATCGTCGCCGACGCGTGGGAGTTCGCGCAGCGACGCGCAGGTTAA
- the galT gene encoding galactose-1-phosphate uridylyltransferase: protein MKKTSTQLADGRELVYYDLRDDTVRDAVDQRPLDRTVTTSEVRRDELLGDSVAIASHRQGRTYHPPADECPLCPSDGERLSEIPDSSYDVVVFQNRFPSLAGDSGRCEVVCFTSDHNASFADLTEEQARLVLDAWTDRTSELSSLPSVEQVFCFENRGAEIGVTLGHPHGQIYAYPFTTPRTALMLRSVAAHKDATGGENLFDAVLRRELDGERVVLESEHWVAFVPYAAHWPYEVHLYPKRRVPDLLALDEEARSEFPKVYLELLRRFDRIFGEGEPPTPYIAAWHQAPFGQLEDFEGVVREDFALHLELFTIRRTSGKLKFLAGSESGMNVFINDVPPERAAERLREVASS, encoded by the coding sequence GTGAAGAAGACCTCGACCCAGCTGGCCGACGGTCGTGAGCTCGTCTACTACGACCTGCGCGACGACACCGTGCGGGACGCCGTCGACCAGCGACCGCTGGACCGGACGGTCACGACGTCCGAGGTCCGACGGGACGAGTTGCTCGGTGACTCCGTCGCCATCGCCTCGCACCGGCAGGGGCGGACCTACCACCCGCCGGCCGACGAGTGCCCCCTGTGCCCCTCCGACGGGGAGCGGCTGAGCGAGATCCCGGACTCGTCGTACGACGTCGTCGTCTTCCAGAACCGCTTTCCCTCGCTCGCCGGTGACTCCGGGCGCTGCGAGGTCGTCTGCTTCACCTCCGACCACAACGCGTCCTTCGCCGACCTGACCGAGGAGCAGGCGCGCCTCGTGCTCGACGCGTGGACCGACCGGACCTCCGAGCTGTCATCTCTGCCCTCCGTGGAGCAGGTGTTCTGCTTCGAGAACCGCGGCGCCGAGATCGGGGTGACCCTGGGGCATCCGCACGGGCAGATCTACGCCTACCCCTTCACCACCCCGCGCACCGCCCTGATGCTGCGCTCCGTCGCCGCGCACAAGGACGCCACCGGTGGGGAGAACCTCTTCGACGCCGTCCTGCGGCGTGAACTCGACGGCGAGCGGGTCGTCCTGGAGAGTGAACACTGGGTGGCCTTCGTGCCGTACGCCGCGCACTGGCCGTACGAGGTCCACCTGTACCCGAAGCGCCGGGTGCCCGATCTGCTCGCGCTCGACGAGGAGGCGCGCTCAGAATTCCCCAAGGTTTATCTGGAACTCTTGAGGCGCTTCGACCGGATCTTCGGGGAAGGCGAGCCTCCGACGCCGTACATCGCCGCCTGGCACCAGGCGCCGTTCGGGCAGCTGGAGGACTTCGAGGGCGTCGTGCGGGAGGATTTCGCGCTTCACCTTGAGCTTTTCACCATTCGCCGCACTTCCGGCAAGCTGAAGTTTCTCGCGGGTTCCGAGTCCGGCATGAACGTGTTCATCAACGACGTGCCGCCGGAGCGCGCGGCCGAGCGACTGCGAGAGGTAGCGAGTTCATGA
- a CDS encoding sodium:solute symporter family protein, with product MQTPTQSPTYLAAELRLPTNWLDYTLLGIYFVVVLGIGFAARRSVKTSLDFFLSGRSLPAWVTGLAFISANLAATEILGMAANSAQYGAYTVHWYWIGAIPAMVFLGLVMMPFYYGSKVRSVPEFLLLRFDKWAHLLSSVLFAFAAILIAGVNLYALAIVVEALLGWPQWVAIVVAGFFVLAYITLGGLSSAIYNEVLQFFVILAALIPITILALKKVGGWDGLTDTLTKSHGDDFVTAWGGTGIGEANPLGANWLTIVLGLGFVLSFGYWTTNFAEVQRALSAKNLSAAQRTPLIAAFPKIFIVFLVMIPGLAAAALVPGFGTEESGYQYNDAIPYLMEGLLPNGVLGIAVTGLLAAFMAGMAANVSSFNTVFTTDIWAKYVVTDREDAYYVRFGRLITAIGVLASIGTAFLASSFSNIMSYLQTLFSFFNVPMFVVFIVGMFWKRASMKSGFWGLLAGTTAAMINYFVFYKQDIISIPSDQGANFVSAIAGFVAGAVVMVAVSLFTAPKPAEELQGLVYGTRSPGMAEPPAEGDDAWYRKPALLGWGAVVLAAACYIPFSFSF from the coding sequence ATGCAAACCCCCACACAATCCCCCACCTACCTCGCCGCCGAGCTACGGCTCCCCACGAACTGGCTCGACTACACGCTCCTCGGTATCTACTTCGTCGTCGTCCTGGGCATCGGCTTCGCCGCCCGCCGCTCGGTGAAGACCAGCCTCGACTTCTTCCTCTCCGGCCGCTCCCTCCCCGCCTGGGTCACGGGCCTGGCGTTCATCTCCGCCAACCTGGCCGCCACCGAGATCCTCGGCATGGCGGCGAACAGCGCGCAGTACGGCGCCTACACCGTGCACTGGTACTGGATCGGCGCCATCCCGGCCATGGTCTTCCTGGGCCTGGTGATGATGCCCTTCTACTACGGCAGCAAGGTCCGCTCGGTCCCCGAGTTCCTCCTCCTCCGCTTCGACAAATGGGCCCACCTGCTCAGCTCGGTCCTGTTCGCCTTCGCCGCGATCCTGATCGCCGGCGTGAACCTCTACGCCCTGGCGATCGTGGTCGAAGCCCTGCTCGGCTGGCCCCAATGGGTGGCGATCGTCGTCGCGGGCTTCTTCGTCCTGGCCTACATCACCCTCGGCGGCCTGTCCTCGGCCATCTACAACGAGGTCCTGCAGTTCTTCGTGATCCTCGCGGCCCTGATCCCGATCACCATCCTGGCCCTGAAGAAGGTGGGCGGCTGGGACGGCCTCACCGACACCCTGACCAAGTCCCACGGCGACGACTTCGTCACCGCCTGGGGCGGCACGGGCATCGGCGAGGCGAACCCCCTCGGCGCGAACTGGCTGACGATCGTCCTGGGCCTGGGCTTCGTCCTCTCCTTCGGCTACTGGACGACGAACTTCGCGGAGGTCCAGCGCGCCCTGTCCGCGAAGAACCTCTCGGCGGCCCAGCGCACTCCGCTCATCGCGGCCTTCCCCAAGATCTTCATCGTGTTCCTGGTGATGATCCCCGGCCTGGCCGCCGCCGCCCTGGTCCCCGGCTTCGGCACCGAGGAATCGGGCTACCAGTACAACGACGCCATCCCCTACCTCATGGAGGGCCTGCTCCCCAACGGCGTCCTGGGCATCGCGGTGACCGGTCTCCTGGCCGCCTTCATGGCGGGCATGGCGGCGAACGTCTCGTCCTTCAACACGGTGTTCACCACGGACATCTGGGCGAAGTACGTGGTGACGGACCGCGAGGACGCCTACTACGTCCGCTTCGGCCGCCTGATCACCGCCATCGGAGTGCTGGCGTCGATCGGCACGGCGTTCCTGGCCTCGTCCTTCTCCAACATCATGAGCTACCTCCAGACCCTGTTCTCCTTCTTCAACGTGCCGATGTTCGTGGTCTTCATCGTCGGCATGTTCTGGAAGCGGGCGTCGATGAAGTCGGGCTTCTGGGGTCTCCTGGCAGGCACGACAGCAGCGATGATCAACTACTTCGTCTTCTACAAACAGGACATCATCAGCATCCCCTCCGACCAGGGCGCGAACTTCGTCTCCGCGATCGCGGGCTTCGTGGCCGGCGCGGTCGTCATGGTGGCCGTCTCCCTCTTCACGGCTCCCAAGCCGGCGGAAGAGCTCCAGGGCCTGGTCTACGGCACCCGCTCCCCCGGCATGGCCGAGCCGCCGGCCGAGGGCGACGACGCGTGGTACCGCAAGCCGGCGTTGCTGGGCTGGGGCGCGGTGGTACTGGCGGCGGCCTGCTACATCCCGTTCTCGTTCTCGTTCTGA
- a CDS encoding LuxR C-terminal-related transcriptional regulator, whose translation MGVRLMVVDDHRLLAEALASALKLRGHRVLAAAAPAAGAAELVITRAPEVCLLGTATPAEPGMFDPVVKIKRERPQVAVLVLGPVPSPRGIAAAFAAGASGYVRHDERIEGVERAIMKARAGEAAVAPSLLQGAFSELLNPVAQPDDEGQRLLQMLTPREVEVLVRVAEGEDTRLIAAGMGIAPSTARTHVQRVLMKLGVGSRLEAAALAARTGLLDRAGSG comes from the coding sequence ATGGGAGTGCGGCTCATGGTGGTCGACGACCACCGATTGCTCGCCGAGGCGTTGGCCTCGGCGCTGAAGCTGAGGGGGCACCGGGTGCTGGCCGCGGCGGCGCCCGCCGCGGGGGCGGCGGAGCTGGTGATCACGCGGGCGCCGGAGGTGTGCCTGCTGGGGACGGCTACGCCTGCGGAGCCGGGGATGTTCGATCCGGTGGTGAAGATCAAGCGGGAGCGGCCGCAGGTGGCTGTGCTGGTGTTGGGGCCGGTGCCGAGTCCGCGGGGGATAGCGGCGGCGTTCGCGGCCGGGGCCTCCGGCTATGTCCGCCATGACGAACGGATAGAGGGCGTCGAGCGGGCGATCATGAAGGCGCGGGCGGGGGAGGCGGCGGTGGCGCCTTCGCTTCTGCAGGGTGCGTTCAGCGAATTGCTCAACCCGGTGGCCCAACCGGACGACGAGGGGCAGCGGTTGCTCCAGATGCTCACCCCTCGGGAGGTCGAGGTCCTGGTGCGCGTCGCCGAGGGTGAGGACACTCGGCTGATCGCGGCGGGGATGGGCATCGCGCCGTCGACTGCGCGTACGCATGTCCAGCGGGTGCTGATGAAGCTGGGCGTCGGTTCGAGACTTGAGGCGGCGGCGTTGGCGGCGCGTACGGGGTTGTTGGACCGGGCGGGGTCGGGGTGA
- a CDS encoding PQQ-binding-like beta-propeller repeat protein, with protein sequence MTQPPPPPPNQPPQGGFGPPQDQPPQQPGGGGFGAPQTPPPPQGPPQAPPPQGPPSGYGYPQAPQAPQTPPGGGYGYPGQQPPAPYGQPQNPYGQQPAPYGQPQAPYGQPQAPYGQPQPPGYGYPQQTVPMHPQATGPGGGGGRSSSRLAVIVAAAVVVIALIIGGGVWYAQSGDKGGKDDTAGSSGGTGGGDNEGGGGADTPDGTEKVPSDTNSSVLFQVPAPKVQDDTSVVVSGSWLTDKAYVKSGVSEIVGYDPDKGTKLWTIPLPGPVCQASKHVNEDNLTAVAFQPAKPTKDRPSYGCSEVAAIDLDAGKKLWTKSAEVDGSPMRFDNLTVSGGTVAAGGTSGGTAFDIESGKQLWVPKADDGCYDLGYAGGEKLVTVRKCGSYDQPQLHILTIDPKSGGVISEYKMAEGVEYASVISTEPLVVAAEVGDTDSIGLSDVFSIDNKTGKLRIRISVPADQFEARCSGVTTIEQCKGVVVGNDRLYVETKQHDGSNGSYGQTNEIVAFDLATGKQTGQRADAGDRYTITPLRMDGGNVIAYKRPPYDKGGQIVSIDGGSFKETKLLENPASRSVRDVETRLSPQYSEIIYSQGHLYMSAVYASELTSTDTKKVHVIAFGAQG encoded by the coding sequence ATGACCCAGCCGCCGCCTCCGCCGCCGAACCAGCCCCCGCAGGGCGGGTTCGGCCCGCCGCAGGACCAGCCGCCCCAGCAGCCGGGGGGCGGCGGCTTCGGCGCGCCCCAGACCCCGCCGCCGCCCCAGGGCCCGCCCCAGGCGCCGCCCCCGCAGGGCCCGCCGTCCGGGTACGGCTACCCCCAGGCACCCCAAGCCCCGCAGACCCCTCCGGGCGGCGGGTACGGCTACCCCGGCCAGCAGCCGCCCGCTCCGTACGGGCAGCCGCAGAATCCGTACGGCCAGCAGCCGGCCCCTTACGGCCAGCCGCAGGCCCCGTACGGTCAGCCGCAGGCCCCGTACGGTCAGCCGCAGCCGCCCGGCTACGGCTATCCGCAGCAGACCGTGCCGATGCACCCGCAGGCCACGGGGCCCGGTGGCGGCGGTGGCAGGTCCAGCTCGCGGCTGGCCGTCATCGTGGCCGCGGCCGTCGTGGTGATCGCGCTGATCATCGGCGGTGGCGTGTGGTACGCCCAGTCCGGTGACAAGGGCGGCAAGGACGACACCGCAGGCTCCAGCGGCGGCACCGGCGGCGGGGACAACGAGGGTGGCGGCGGCGCCGACACCCCCGACGGCACCGAGAAGGTGCCCTCCGACACCAACTCCTCGGTCCTCTTCCAGGTGCCCGCGCCCAAGGTCCAGGACGACACCAGCGTCGTCGTGTCCGGCTCGTGGCTGACCGACAAGGCGTACGTCAAGAGCGGCGTCTCCGAGATCGTCGGCTACGACCCCGACAAGGGCACCAAGCTCTGGACCATCCCGCTGCCGGGCCCGGTGTGCCAGGCCAGCAAGCACGTCAACGAGGACAACCTGACGGCCGTCGCCTTCCAGCCCGCGAAGCCGACCAAGGACAGGCCCTCGTACGGCTGCAGCGAGGTCGCGGCGATCGACCTCGACGCCGGCAAGAAGCTGTGGACGAAGAGCGCCGAGGTGGACGGCTCACCGATGCGCTTCGACAACCTCACCGTCAGCGGCGGCACGGTCGCGGCCGGCGGCACCAGCGGCGGCACCGCGTTCGACATCGAGTCCGGCAAGCAGCTGTGGGTACCGAAGGCCGACGACGGCTGCTACGACCTCGGGTACGCCGGCGGCGAGAAGCTGGTCACGGTCCGCAAGTGCGGCTCCTACGACCAGCCTCAGCTGCACATCCTGACCATCGACCCGAAGTCCGGCGGGGTGATCTCCGAGTACAAGATGGCCGAGGGCGTCGAGTACGCCAGTGTGATTTCCACCGAGCCGCTCGTCGTGGCCGCGGAGGTCGGGGACACGGATTCCATCGGCCTCTCGGACGTCTTCTCGATCGACAACAAGACCGGCAAGCTGCGCATCCGCATCTCCGTGCCGGCCGACCAGTTCGAGGCCCGCTGCTCCGGCGTCACCACGATCGAGCAGTGCAAGGGCGTCGTGGTGGGCAACGACCGGCTCTATGTGGAGACCAAGCAGCACGACGGCAGCAACGGCTCGTACGGCCAGACCAACGAGATCGTCGCCTTCGACCTGGCCACCGGCAAGCAGACCGGGCAGCGTGCGGACGCGGGTGACCGGTACACGATCACGCCGTTGCGGATGGACGGCGGCAACGTGATCGCGTACAAGCGGCCGCCGTACGACAAGGGCGGGCAGATCGTCAGCATCGACGGGGGCAGCTTCAAGGAGACGAAGCTGCTGGAGAACCCGGCGTCGAGGTCGGTGCGGGATGTGGAGACGCGGCTGTCTCCGCAGTACTCCGAGATCATCTACTCGCAGGGACATCTGTACATGTCCGCCGTGTACGCGAGTGAGTTGACGAGTACGGACACCAAGAAGGTCCATGTGATCGCTTTCGGCGCACAGGGCTGA